A genomic stretch from Lysobacterales bacterium includes:
- a CDS encoding PilZ domain-containing protein, translating into MQLGGKRQAILPVEIRDKAALYAAYMPSIKGGGLFVPSAQGFRLGDEVFLLVHLHEEGDRLPVSGKVVWVTPQGAQSGNPAGIGVQFNDGPDGEAARARIESVLGAQLNADKPTLTM; encoded by the coding sequence ATGCAGTTGGGCGGCAAGCGGCAGGCGATCCTGCCGGTCGAGATCCGGGACAAGGCGGCGCTGTACGCGGCCTACATGCCCTCGATCAAGGGTGGCGGCCTGTTCGTGCCCAGCGCCCAGGGGTTCCGGCTCGGCGACGAGGTGTTCCTGCTGGTGCACCTGCACGAGGAGGGCGACCGCCTCCCGGTGTCCGGCAAGGTGGTCTGGGTGACGCCGCAGGGCGCACAGTCGGGCAACCCGGCGGGCATCGGCGTGCAGTTCAACGACGGCCCGGACGGCGAGGCCGCCCGGGCGCGCATCGAATCGGTGCTGGGCGCCCAGCTCAACGCCGACAAGCCGACCCTGACCATGTGA
- a CDS encoding carbonic anhydrase: MVPENKPKSQLHSAGKRGASMADIARLKDPEMATPAAALAALKAGNERFFSGRATRPELNANERRAQIIEQTPFATILACSDSRVPVEIVFDQGLGDLFIVRVAGHVCTPATMGSLEYAITALKCHLIVVMGHEGCGAVRAAMLPAEETAQQPENIRYLLDAIRPAVAEVPALVDEKSRMREAVVRHVLAQVESVQSSRVVAQAVAAGRVAVVGCYYEIGSGAADFYCDEELLADEATS; encoded by the coding sequence GTGGTCCCCGAAAACAAGCCGAAGTCGCAGCTGCACAGTGCCGGCAAGCGCGGCGCCTCGATGGCCGACATCGCGCGCCTGAAGGACCCGGAGATGGCCACCCCGGCCGCCGCGCTGGCGGCGCTGAAGGCCGGCAACGAGCGGTTCTTCAGCGGCCGCGCCACGCGCCCGGAACTCAACGCCAACGAACGCCGGGCGCAGATCATCGAGCAGACGCCCTTCGCCACCATCCTGGCCTGCAGCGACAGCCGGGTTCCCGTCGAGATCGTCTTCGACCAGGGACTGGGCGACCTGTTCATCGTCCGGGTCGCCGGCCATGTCTGCACGCCGGCGACCATGGGCAGCCTGGAGTACGCCATCACTGCCCTGAAGTGCCACCTGATCGTGGTGATGGGCCACGAGGGCTGCGGCGCGGTGCGCGCCGCCATGCTGCCGGCGGAGGAAACCGCCCAGCAGCCGGAAAATATCCGCTACCTGCTGGACGCCATCCGGCCGGCGGTGGCGGAGGTGCCGGCCCTGGTCGACGAGAAATCGCGGATGCGCGAGGCCGTGGTGCGCCACGTGCTGGCCCAGGTGGAATCCGTGCAGTCCAGCCGGGTGGTGGCGCAGGCGGTGGCGGCGGGCCGGGTCGCCGTGGTCGGCTGCTATTACGAGATCGGCTCGGGGGCCGCCGACTTCTACTGCGACGAGGAGCTCCTGGCGGACGAGGCCACCTCCTGA
- a CDS encoding universal stress protein, with protein MFTGILAATDFSADGELALERALHLAPATASGTVTALHVVEAGPLSVLRSLLGEPGEAERLARDGATQRLHASLSALSALAAQSGAKVRPEVRVGRLLPEVLDAAAGDDLLVVGARGHHALRRSLGGSTPARLARAGRQAVLVVRRPVAGPYSKVLAALDLSDAAARILAAARWVAGQGIQAVHALDFTLGVAMAHAGVKRDAIEWHRQRALAEARLALVQKVAAAGFGDEVESVVHEGYPTSVLMAQIEASDADLLVLGKQGGSALDALFLGSVSNHLLAEAPCDVLIVP; from the coding sequence ATGTTCACCGGCATCCTGGCTGCGACCGATTTTTCCGCGGATGGCGAGCTGGCACTGGAACGCGCCCTGCATCTGGCGCCGGCCACGGCCAGCGGCACGGTGACGGCGCTGCATGTGGTCGAGGCCGGGCCGCTCAGCGTGCTGCGCAGCCTGCTCGGTGAGCCGGGCGAGGCCGAGCGCCTGGCCAGGGACGGCGCGACGCAACGACTGCACGCCTCGCTGTCCGCGCTGTCCGCGCTGGCGGCGCAGTCCGGCGCGAAGGTCCGTCCGGAGGTCCGCGTCGGAAGGCTGCTGCCGGAGGTGCTCGATGCCGCTGCCGGCGACGATCTGCTCGTGGTCGGCGCGCGGGGCCACCACGCATTGCGCCGCAGCCTGGGCGGCAGCACGCCGGCGCGCCTGGCACGCGCCGGCCGGCAGGCGGTGCTGGTGGTGCGGCGGCCCGTCGCAGGTCCCTACTCGAAGGTGCTCGCAGCCCTCGACCTGTCCGATGCCGCAGCGCGCATTCTTGCCGCAGCGCGCTGGGTCGCCGGCCAGGGCATTCAAGCTGTGCACGCGCTCGACTTCACGCTGGGCGTGGCGATGGCGCACGCAGGCGTCAAGCGCGACGCCATCGAATGGCACCGGCAGCGGGCCCTGGCGGAAGCACGGCTGGCCCTGGTCCAGAAGGTCGCCGCGGCAGGCTTTGGCGATGAAGTCGAGAGCGTGGTGCATGAGGGCTATCCGACCAGCGTGCTGATGGCGCAGATCGAGGCAAGCGATGCCGACCTGCTGGTGCTGGGCAAGCAAGGCGGCTCGGCGCTGGACGCGCTGTTTCTGGGCAGCGTCAGCAACCACCTGCTCGCCGAGGCGCCCTGCGACGTGCTGATCGTTCCGTAG
- the holB gene encoding DNA polymerase III subunit delta' codes for MSGHLAPWLAPAWQRFCAALAEDRLSHGVLLAGEPGLGKRLLADAMVARLLCERAGGDAPACGQCRGCTWRAAGSHPDLHRLAPEEDSKLIKVAQVRALIGRLQLTGQTGATRVALIDPADAMNAASQNALLKTLEEPPAGVIVLLLSDSPGRLLATVRSRCQTVAVVRPGPEQVAQWLAGQGVTVPALALALAGGHPATALAYADPDRARQAQAVAEDLQRLADGRAQPLAVAQRWASSPVQHVDDAIAWLRLWAWQGRGQVQPGPPPPSRELGALVASQAAAVQLRERLAAPLRALWLLHEWLEGWRTAR; via the coding sequence ATGAGCGGGCATCTGGCGCCCTGGCTGGCACCGGCCTGGCAACGCTTCTGCGCGGCGCTGGCGGAGGATCGCCTCAGCCACGGCGTGCTGCTTGCCGGCGAGCCCGGCCTGGGCAAGCGCCTGCTGGCCGACGCGATGGTCGCGCGCCTGCTGTGCGAGCGCGCCGGTGGCGATGCGCCGGCCTGCGGCCAGTGCCGCGGCTGCACCTGGCGGGCCGCCGGCAGCCACCCCGACCTGCACCGGCTGGCGCCCGAGGAAGACAGCAAGTTGATCAAGGTCGCGCAGGTGCGCGCCCTGATCGGCCGACTGCAGCTCACCGGCCAGACCGGCGCCACCCGGGTCGCCCTGATCGATCCTGCCGACGCCATGAACGCGGCGTCGCAGAACGCCCTGCTGAAGACGCTGGAGGAGCCGCCGGCCGGCGTCATCGTGCTGCTGCTCAGCGATTCCCCCGGACGGTTGCTGGCCACCGTGCGCAGCCGCTGCCAGACGGTCGCGGTGGTGCGTCCCGGACCGGAACAGGTGGCGCAGTGGCTGGCCGGGCAGGGCGTGACGGTACCGGCGCTGGCGCTGGCGCTGGCCGGCGGCCATCCGGCCACGGCGCTGGCCTATGCCGATCCGGATCGCGCCCGGCAGGCACAGGCGGTGGCCGAGGATCTGCAGCGCCTGGCCGATGGGCGCGCGCAACCCCTGGCGGTCGCGCAACGCTGGGCGAGCTCGCCGGTGCAGCACGTCGATGATGCGATCGCCTGGCTTCGCCTGTGGGCCTGGCAGGGTCGGGGCCAGGTGCAGCCCGGACCGCCGCCGCCGTCGCGGGAACTGGGCGCCCTGGTGGCCAGCCAGGCGGCTGCCGTGCAGTTGCGCGAACGCCTGGCCGCGCCGCTGCGTGCGCTCTGGCTGCTGCACGAATGGCTCGAAGGCTGGCGCACGGCGCGCTGA
- a CDS encoding dTMP kinase, giving the protein MSRGRLITLEGGEGAGKSSALAACEAHLRAHGLDVLRTREPGGTPLAERIRELVLGAGAGSMAAEAELLLVFAARAEHVRALIAPALARGTWVLSDRFTDSSYAYQGGGRGLPAADIAWLERFACGALRPDLTVLLDLPVAEGLARLAGRGAPDRIEGEAEPFFERVRAAFRQRAAAEPGRFAVVDAGRPLAEVAGQIRAALDAFLARQVGQP; this is encoded by the coding sequence ATGAGCCGGGGCCGGCTGATCACCCTTGAGGGCGGCGAGGGCGCCGGCAAGAGTTCGGCGCTGGCCGCCTGCGAGGCGCACCTGCGCGCGCACGGTCTTGACGTCTTGCGCACCCGCGAGCCGGGCGGTACGCCGCTGGCCGAGCGCATCCGCGAGCTGGTGCTGGGGGCCGGGGCGGGCAGCATGGCCGCGGAAGCCGAGTTGCTGCTGGTGTTCGCGGCGCGCGCCGAACATGTCCGCGCCCTCATCGCCCCGGCGCTGGCACGCGGCACCTGGGTGCTGTCCGATCGTTTCACCGATTCCAGCTATGCCTACCAAGGCGGCGGTCGCGGCCTGCCGGCGGCGGACATCGCCTGGCTGGAGCGGTTCGCCTGCGGCGCGCTGCGCCCGGACCTGACCGTGCTGCTGGACCTGCCGGTCGCCGAGGGGCTGGCACGGCTGGCCGGGCGCGGTGCGCCCGATCGCATCGAGGGCGAAGCCGAGCCCTTCTTCGAGCGCGTGCGGGCGGCCTTCCGGCAGCGTGCAGCCGCCGAACCGGGGCGCTTCGCGGTGGTCGATGCCGGCCGCCCGCTCGCCGAGGTGGCCGGGCAGATCCGCGCCGCCCTGGATGCCTTCCTGGCGCGCCAGGTCGGGCAGCCATGA
- the mltG gene encoding endolytic transglycosylase MltG, which translates to MTPPHRSARGWIGKVLLLLLLVLAAAATLAWLDYQRFARTPLPLPDEGVVLEVPRGQSLRGIVGQLAERGLTPAWRRHWWQALAVDDGVLRRLQAGEYLLEPGLDPRGLLDQLARGRVIQYRFTIVEGWTFADLRRALAGQAAVTQTVSDQADAQVMAMLGREGEHPEGWFLPETYTYRRGTSDLDLLRQAHEAMRQALDQAWAGRSEASVVASPYEALILASIIEKETGVADERRRIAGVFSRRLAIGMRLQTDPTVIYGIGSGFDGNLRRRDLDTDTPYNTYTRAGLPPTPIALPGRAALAAALDPAPGRELYFVALGDGSGGHDFSETYAQHQAAVRRYLARLRGGSGR; encoded by the coding sequence ATGACCCCTCCGCACCGATCCGCGCGCGGCTGGATCGGCAAGGTCCTGCTGCTGTTACTGCTGGTCCTGGCCGCTGCCGCCACGCTCGCCTGGCTCGACTACCAGCGCTTCGCGCGCACGCCGCTGCCGCTGCCCGACGAGGGGGTCGTGCTCGAGGTGCCGCGCGGCCAGTCGTTGCGCGGCATCGTCGGGCAACTGGCCGAGCGCGGCCTGACGCCGGCCTGGCGCCGCCACTGGTGGCAGGCGCTGGCCGTCGACGACGGCGTGCTGCGGCGCCTGCAGGCCGGCGAGTACCTGCTGGAACCCGGCCTCGATCCGCGCGGCCTGCTCGACCAGCTCGCACGCGGCCGCGTCATCCAGTACCGCTTCACCATCGTCGAGGGCTGGACCTTCGCCGACCTGCGGCGGGCGCTGGCCGGGCAGGCGGCAGTGACGCAGACCGTGTCGGACCAGGCCGATGCCCAGGTGATGGCGATGCTCGGCCGCGAGGGCGAGCACCCGGAAGGCTGGTTCCTGCCCGAGACCTACACCTACCGGCGCGGCACCAGCGACCTCGACCTGCTGCGCCAGGCCCATGAGGCGATGCGCCAGGCGCTCGACCAGGCCTGGGCCGGACGCAGCGAGGCGAGCGTCGTGGCCAGTCCCTACGAGGCGCTGATCCTGGCCTCGATCATCGAGAAGGAAACCGGCGTCGCCGACGAACGCCGGCGCATCGCCGGCGTGTTCAGCCGGCGGCTCGCCATCGGCATGCGCCTGCAGACCGACCCCACCGTCATCTACGGCATCGGCAGCGGCTTCGATGGCAATCTGCGCCGGCGCGACCTGGACACCGATACGCCCTACAACACCTACACCCGGGCCGGCCTGCCGCCGACCCCGATCGCCCTGCCGGGCCGCGCCGCGCTGGCCGCCGCGCTCGATCCGGCGCCGGGTCGCGAGCTGTACTTCGTGGCCCTGGGCGATGGCAGCGGCGGCCACGATTTCTCGGAAACCTATGCGCAGCACCAGGCGGCGGTGCGTCGTTACCTGGCGCGGTTGCGCGGCGGCAGCGGCCGATGA
- the pabC gene encoding aminodeoxychorismate lyase, with protein sequence MRGAAACLVDGRPANRLAVDDRGLAYGDGLFETIRFVAGQAPLWAGHMARLARGAAGLALTSPPAATWLAEAARVAAGRDCVVKLVLTRGSGRGYAAGSAAGARRVVQRLPLPETAAALYQRGLRLRWCRLRLARQPALAGFKHLNRLEQVLARSEWRDPRIDEGLCLDTDGNVVCATAANLFLVRDGVLATPALDHCGVAGVARAFLLARARRRWPVQVRALRPADLQAADELFLCNAVRGVMPVRALGTRRWQPGPVTAALGYTLAARGIGLPPTLPRRNR encoded by the coding sequence ATGCGTGGCGCTGCCGCCTGCCTGGTGGACGGCCGGCCGGCGAACCGGCTCGCCGTCGACGATCGCGGTCTTGCCTATGGCGACGGCCTGTTCGAGACGATCCGCTTCGTGGCCGGCCAGGCGCCCCTGTGGGCGGGCCACATGGCCCGCCTGGCGCGCGGTGCCGCGGGCCTGGCGCTGACCTCGCCGCCCGCCGCGACCTGGCTGGCCGAGGCCGCGCGGGTCGCCGCCGGGCGCGACTGCGTGGTCAAGCTGGTGCTGACCCGCGGCAGCGGCCGTGGCTATGCCGCGGGCAGCGCGGCCGGGGCACGGCGCGTCGTGCAACGCCTGCCCTTGCCCGAGACCGCCGCGGCGCTCTACCAGCGCGGACTGCGCCTGCGCTGGTGCCGGCTGCGCCTGGCCCGGCAGCCGGCGCTGGCCGGCTTCAAGCACCTCAACCGGCTGGAGCAGGTGCTGGCGCGCTCGGAGTGGCGCGATCCGCGCATCGACGAAGGCCTGTGCCTGGACACCGACGGCAATGTGGTGTGCGCAACTGCCGCCAATCTGTTCCTGGTCCGCGACGGCGTGCTGGCCACCCCGGCGCTCGATCACTGCGGCGTTGCCGGCGTCGCTCGTGCCTTTCTGCTCGCCCGGGCGCGCCGGCGCTGGCCGGTGCAGGTGCGGGCGCTGCGACCGGCCGACCTGCAGGCGGCCGACGAGCTGTTCCTGTGCAACGCGGTGCGTGGGGTGATGCCGGTACGTGCCCTTGGCACGCGCCGCTGGCAACCGGGGCCGGTGACCGCCGCCCTGGGCTACACTCTGGCGGCACGCGGCATCGGCTTGCCGCCCACGCTGCCACGACGCAACCGATGA
- a CDS encoding aminodeoxychorismate synthase component I, whose protein sequence is MSPCRTRSASAAPTAPWCSAASDLTRARVAAVIAQPAPAHGDPLALVAAAPERYPAFLESAAESPRTGTLDLLPVASGERIVLGADGVVRDQGGRVIGSDFAAALDAAFAAAGPAPARPAGLPFAGGWLLYLGYEAVAQFEPGLRLPVFEGAGLPVALALRTPAAWLRPRPAGDAVLVAEPGHAALCRRLASDLDTCAESASASNLPGLEALDEDPPERFLAGVARILEYLRAGDVFQVNLSRAWQARFAEAPDPVVLYRCLREASPAPFSALLRFAGAALLSASPERLLRVRGTRIDTRPIAGTRPRGADEVSDRALLAELIGHPKERAEHVMLIDLERNDLGRVCRPGSIRVDELMALESYSHVHHIVSNVSGELRPGTTPGAILRALFPGGTITGCPKVRCMEIIAELEGTGRGPYTGAIGYLDRSGDMDLNILIRSAWQQGRTLGFRTGAGIVADSVPARELAETRSKAGGLLAALGHR, encoded by the coding sequence ATGTCGCCTTGTCGAACTCGTTCGGCTTCGGCGGCACCAACGGCACCCTGGTGTTCCGCAGCCTCTGACCTCACCCGGGCCCGCGTCGCGGCCGTGATCGCGCAGCCCGCGCCAGCGCACGGCGATCCGCTGGCCCTGGTCGCGGCCGCTCCGGAACGCTATCCGGCGTTCCTGGAGAGCGCCGCCGAAAGTCCGCGCACCGGCACGCTCGACCTGCTGCCGGTGGCCTCCGGGGAACGCATCGTGCTGGGCGCCGATGGCGTGGTGCGCGACCAGGGCGGCCGTGTCATCGGCAGCGATTTCGCGGCCGCTCTCGACGCCGCCTTCGCGGCCGCAGGCCCCGCCCCGGCACGACCGGCCGGTCTGCCCTTCGCTGGGGGGTGGCTGCTCTACCTGGGTTACGAGGCGGTCGCGCAGTTCGAGCCGGGGCTGCGCCTGCCCGTTTTCGAGGGTGCCGGACTGCCGGTGGCGCTGGCCCTGCGGACACCGGCGGCCTGGCTTAGGCCACGGCCGGCGGGCGACGCCGTGCTGGTCGCCGAACCCGGCCATGCGGCGCTGTGCCGGCGTCTGGCAAGCGACCTCGATACCTGCGCCGAATCCGCCTCGGCCTCGAACCTGCCCGGGCTCGAGGCCCTCGACGAGGACCCGCCGGAGCGTTTCCTGGCGGGCGTGGCGCGGATCCTCGAGTATCTGCGGGCGGGCGACGTGTTCCAGGTCAACCTGTCGCGCGCCTGGCAGGCGCGCTTCGCCGAGGCGCCGGATCCCGTGGTCCTGTACCGCTGCTTGCGCGAGGCCAGCCCGGCACCGTTCTCGGCACTGCTGAGGTTCGCTGGCGCCGCCCTGCTCAGCGCCTCCCCCGAGCGGCTGCTGCGCGTGCGTGGCACCCGCATCGATACCCGTCCGATCGCCGGAACGCGTCCGCGCGGCGCGGATGAAGTGAGCGACCGCGCGCTGCTGGCGGAGCTCATCGGCCATCCCAAGGAGCGCGCCGAGCACGTCATGCTGATCGATCTGGAGCGCAACGACCTGGGCCGGGTCTGCCGGCCCGGCAGCATCCGCGTCGACGAACTGATGGCGCTGGAGAGTTACAGCCACGTCCACCACATCGTCTCCAACGTCAGCGGCGAACTGCGCCCGGGCACGACCCCGGGCGCGATCCTGCGCGCCCTGTTCCCGGGCGGCACCATCACCGGCTGCCCCAAGGTGCGCTGCATGGAGATCATCGCCGAGCTGGAGGGCACCGGGCGGGGCCCATACACCGGTGCGATCGGCTACCTGGACCGCAGCGGCGACATGGACCTCAACATCCTGATCCGCAGTGCCTGGCAGCAGGGGCGGACGCTGGGCTTCCGCACCGGTGCCGGCATCGTCGCCGACTCGGTACCGGCGCGCGAGCTGGCCGAGACGCGCAGCAAGGCCGGCGGTCTGCTGGCCGCGCTCGGACACCGATGA
- the fabF gene encoding beta-ketoacyl-ACP synthase II yields the protein MSKRRVVVTGLGILSPVGNTIESAWTALLAGRSGIGPITRFDATGFGTRIAGEVRDFDPAQFVPAKDVKKMDPFIHYGVAAGLMALEDSGLAITEANAERVGAAVGAGIGGIGTIEKTHEALMTGGPRRISPFFVPSSIINMIAGHLSIMKGLKGPNIAAVTACTTATHCIGLAARLIAYGDADAMIAGGAECSTTPTAVGGFVSARALSARNDEPEKASRPWDVGRDGFVLSDGAGLLVLEEYEHARARGARIYCELAGFGMSGDAYHMTAPSENGEGAARCMVNALRDAGIEPAEVDYINAHGTSTPQGDIAEAMAVRTVMGDHAGKVMVSSTKSMTGHLLGAAGGVEAIFTALAVHRGVVPPTINLDEPDPAVAGLDLVPHTARQARVDVALSNSFGFGGTNGTLVFRSL from the coding sequence ATGAGCAAGCGTCGCGTCGTCGTCACCGGCCTGGGCATCCTCTCGCCCGTGGGCAACACCATCGAGTCCGCCTGGACGGCGCTGCTGGCCGGCCGCAGCGGCATAGGCCCGATCACGCGCTTCGACGCCACCGGCTTCGGCACCCGGATCGCCGGGGAGGTCCGCGACTTCGACCCGGCGCAGTTCGTGCCGGCGAAGGACGTCAAGAAGATGGACCCGTTCATCCACTACGGCGTGGCGGCGGGACTGATGGCGCTCGAGGATTCCGGCCTGGCGATCACCGAGGCCAACGCCGAGCGGGTCGGTGCCGCGGTCGGCGCCGGCATCGGCGGCATCGGCACCATCGAGAAGACCCACGAGGCGCTGATGACCGGCGGCCCGCGCAGGATCTCGCCGTTCTTCGTGCCCAGCTCGATCATCAACATGATCGCCGGCCACCTGTCGATCATGAAGGGGCTGAAGGGCCCCAACATCGCCGCGGTGACCGCCTGCACCACCGCCACCCACTGCATCGGACTGGCGGCCCGGCTGATCGCCTACGGCGATGCCGACGCGATGATCGCCGGCGGCGCCGAGTGCTCGACCACGCCGACCGCGGTCGGCGGCTTCGTGTCGGCGCGCGCCCTGTCGGCCCGCAACGACGAGCCGGAGAAGGCCAGCCGGCCCTGGGACGTCGGCCGCGACGGCTTCGTGCTGTCCGACGGCGCCGGCCTGCTGGTGCTCGAGGAGTACGAGCACGCCCGCGCCCGCGGCGCCCGCATCTATTGCGAGCTGGCCGGATTCGGCATGAGCGGCGATGCCTACCACATGACCGCGCCCAGCGAGAACGGCGAGGGCGCGGCGCGCTGCATGGTCAACGCCCTGCGCGATGCCGGCATCGAACCGGCCGAGGTGGACTACATCAACGCCCACGGCACCTCGACGCCGCAGGGCGACATCGCCGAGGCGATGGCGGTGCGCACGGTGATGGGCGACCACGCGGGCAAGGTCATGGTCAGCTCGACCAAGTCGATGACCGGCCATCTGCTGGGTGCTGCCGGCGGCGTCGAGGCGATCTTCACGGCGCTCGCGGTGCACCGCGGCGTGGTGCCGCCCACCATCAACCTCGACGAGCCCGATCCCGCCGTGGCCGGCCTCGACCTGGTGCCACACACCGCGCGCCAGGCGCGCGTCGATGTCGCCTTGTCGAACTCGTTCGGCTTCGGCGGCACCAACGGCACCCTGGTGTTCCGCAGCCTCTGA
- the acpP gene encoding acyl carrier protein, with product MSSIEDRVKKIVVEQLGVKDEEVTPSASFVDDLGADSLDTVELVMALEEEFECEIPDEEAEKITTVQQAIDYVKAHVKA from the coding sequence ATGAGCAGCATTGAAGATCGCGTCAAGAAGATCGTGGTCGAGCAGCTCGGGGTCAAGGACGAGGAGGTCACGCCCAGCGCGTCCTTTGTCGACGACCTCGGCGCGGACTCCCTCGACACCGTCGAGCTGGTGATGGCGCTCGAGGAGGAGTTCGAGTGCGAGATCCCGGACGAAGAGGCCGAGAAGATCACCACCGTCCAGCAGGCCATCGACTACGTCAAGGCCCACGTCAAGGCCTGA
- the fabG gene encoding 3-oxoacyl-ACP reductase FabG, with translation MNDILKGEIALVTGASRGIGAAIADALSAAGARVVGTATSQSGADAITARLSALPGGGEGRVLDVADATACEALPEAVASEVGPVSILVNNAGITRDQLLMRMKDDDWQAILDTNLTPVFRLSRAVLRGMMKARRGRIISIASVIGLTGNPGQANYAAAKAGIIGFSKSLAREIGSRGITVNVVAPGFIETDMTRALPEAQRQALLGGIALGRLGAPEDIAQAVLFLASPAAAYVTGETLHVNGGMYMA, from the coding sequence ATGAACGACATTCTCAAAGGCGAGATCGCCCTGGTCACCGGCGCCAGCCGTGGCATCGGCGCCGCCATCGCCGATGCCCTGTCCGCCGCCGGCGCCCGCGTGGTCGGCACGGCAACCAGCCAGTCCGGCGCCGACGCCATCACCGCGCGACTGTCGGCGCTGCCGGGCGGCGGCGAGGGCAGGGTGCTCGATGTCGCCGACGCCACGGCGTGCGAGGCGCTGCCCGAAGCGGTCGCCAGCGAGGTCGGGCCGGTCTCGATCCTGGTCAACAACGCCGGCATCACCCGCGACCAGCTGCTGATGCGCATGAAGGACGACGACTGGCAGGCGATCCTCGACACCAACCTGACCCCGGTGTTCCGGCTCTCGCGTGCCGTGCTGCGCGGCATGATGAAGGCGCGCCGCGGACGGATCATCTCGATCGCCTCGGTGATCGGCCTGACCGGCAATCCGGGGCAGGCCAACTACGCGGCCGCCAAGGCGGGCATCATCGGCTTTTCCAAGTCGCTGGCCCGCGAGATCGGCAGTCGCGGCATCACCGTCAACGTGGTCGCGCCCGGCTTCATCGAGACCGACATGACCCGCGCCCTGCCCGAGGCGCAGCGCCAGGCCCTGCTCGGCGGCATCGCGCTGGGCCGCCTTGGCGCACCGGAGGACATCGCCCAGGCCGTGCTGTTCCTGGCTTCGCCGGCGGCAGCCTACGTGACCGGCGAGACCCTGCACGTCAACGGTGGCATGTACATGGCCTGA
- the fabD gene encoding ACP S-malonyltransferase, protein MTQTAQDLAFVFPGQGSQSPGMLGSLAQRHAEVGAVFAEASEGAGIDLWAIAAAPDDARLNQTEFTQPALLAAGIAVWRVWQSLGGPLPARLAGHSLGEYSALVAAGALSLADGARLVRERGRLMQAAVPAGAGAMAAVLGSEDAIVAEACTDAADVGVVVPANFNSPGQVVIGGETAAVDRAIALLAERGVRKAMKLPVSVPSHTPLMREAAQALAQVMAGMDWHAPSLPVVQNVDAGVAGDVAAIRDALVRQLHQPVRWTDCVQALAAAGTTRIAECGPGKVLAGLCKRIDKSLDVRALGTPEDLDATLATWR, encoded by the coding sequence ATGACCCAGACAGCCCAAGACCTCGCCTTCGTGTTTCCCGGCCAGGGCTCCCAGAGTCCCGGCATGCTCGGGTCGCTCGCGCAGCGCCATGCCGAGGTCGGCGCCGTCTTCGCCGAGGCGTCGGAAGGCGCCGGCATCGACCTGTGGGCGATCGCCGCCGCGCCCGACGATGCCCGCCTCAACCAGACCGAGTTCACCCAGCCGGCGCTGCTGGCTGCCGGCATCGCGGTGTGGCGGGTCTGGCAGTCCCTGGGTGGCCCGCTGCCGGCGCGCCTGGCCGGCCACAGCCTGGGCGAGTACAGCGCCCTGGTCGCCGCCGGGGCGCTGTCGCTGGCCGACGGCGCCCGCCTGGTGCGCGAGCGCGGTCGACTCATGCAGGCGGCGGTCCCGGCCGGTGCCGGCGCGATGGCGGCGGTGCTGGGCAGCGAGGACGCGATCGTCGCCGAGGCCTGTACCGATGCCGCCGATGTCGGGGTGGTGGTGCCCGCCAACTTCAATTCGCCCGGCCAGGTGGTGATCGGCGGCGAAACTGCCGCGGTCGACCGGGCCATCGCCCTGCTTGCCGAGCGCGGCGTGCGCAAGGCAATGAAGCTGCCGGTCAGCGTGCCCTCGCACACGCCGCTGATGCGCGAGGCCGCGCAGGCGTTGGCGCAGGTCATGGCCGGCATGGACTGGCATGCGCCGTCGCTGCCCGTGGTGCAGAACGTCGACGCCGGGGTTGCCGGCGACGTCGCCGCGATCCGCGACGCCCTGGTGCGGCAGCTTCACCAGCCGGTGCGATGGACCGACTGCGTGCAGGCCCTGGCGGCCGCGGGTACCACCCGCATCGCCGAATGCGGCCCCGGCAAGGTCCTGGCCGGCCTGTGCAAGCGCATCGACAAGTCCCTCGACGTCCGCGCCCTCGGCACACCCGAAGACCTCGACGCCACCCTCGCCACCTGGCGCTGA